In one Musa acuminata AAA Group cultivar baxijiao chromosome BXJ2-5, Cavendish_Baxijiao_AAA, whole genome shotgun sequence genomic region, the following are encoded:
- the LOC103984218 gene encoding uncharacterized protein LOC103984218, which yields MSPATKSKSKDKLAAKAAKEQAKVSSKHSSALLNYGNGAPSNAYNPDSGTFHNFDTMPSGSLPTGQTNGHFRTIDETEEHSGSSSGTTGEFDSMSNHNGYSGESEDQKEKNATSNAARIESVLGCDTDKRDKIRQKNEKKHQRQKERRAQELHERCTGYLMSRKLEMLSQKLVAMGFSSEQATMALIQNEGRVEESIMWLLERSEESRQQIAANIDTGANLKIDITTELTKISDMEVKFKCTKQEVERAVVACEGDLEKAEETLKTQKQEPKIAPSKLEETSDPVPPSGLDFKMVIPVQNAALRPQQKVLASVGPQQQRRDERDLNYIKTMTTGVVDSPNKNMQSLRKIQPKPDWGKPQVVTPVEKRWSSASSTSISYSLPSSLQVAVPPTTRYVMPTNEPKANLPSVTLREPVTVMQRPQSVTTKQNPASTSLSISASPPASAGFYSNGMSSMDMMKVANGSLGRSLPYLGLDGSSGQQFAPRNHLQTSASGVVESFATGGSGSWNSAGSFAMPSSLGLFTGWGSHGSSLSPVDWSSGGTTPCDYTSIDWSLDSTLLRPSMRSDHLSATWSTMFMGGKVTRPVTNTSGGVCVVGLQDGGSLATDSLYSSGSHDWSSPFAGKDLFSVPRQFVTNSPL from the coding sequence ATGTCTCCAGCAACCAAATCTAAGTCAAAGGATAAGTTGGCTGCAAAGGCAGCCAAGGAACAAGCTAAAGTCTCTTCAAAACATTCTTCAGCTCTTCTGAACTATGGGAATGGTGCTCCTTCAAATGCATACAATCCAGATTCTGGGACATTCCACAACTTCGATACAATGCCCTCTGGTTCCTTGCCAACAGGCCAAACCAATGGTCATTTCAGAACCATTGATGAAACTGAGGAGCATTCTGGTAGTTCATCCGGTACAACAGGCGAGTTTGATTCAATGTCTAACCATAATGGTTACTCTGGTGAGTCAGAGGACCAAAAGGAGAAAAATGCAACTAGTAATGCAGCTCGCATAGAATCTGTACTTGGTTGTGATACTGACAAACGCGATAAGATTCGgcagaaaaatgaaaagaagcATCAACGCCAGAAGGAGAGGCGAGCACAGGAGCTACATGAGCGTTGTACTGGGTACCTCATGTCTAGAAAATTAGAGATGCTTTCTCAGAAACTTGTAGCAATGGGCTTCTCTTCAGAACAGGCAACAATGGCTCTTATACAAAATGAAGGACGTGTTGAAGAGTCCATCATGTGGCTCCTTGAACGGAGTGAAGAAAGTAGGCAGCAGATTGCTGCAAACATAGACACTGGTGCTAACTTGAAAATTGATATTACGACAGAGCTCACAAAGATTTCAGATATGGAGGTGAAGTTCAAGTGCACGAAGCAGGAGGTTGAAAGGGCTGTAGTTGCATGTGAGGGTGACCTAGAAAAGGCTGAAGAGACTTTGAAGACACAGAAGCAAGAACCAAAAATTGCTCCATCGAAATTAGAAGAAACAAGTGACCCTGTTCCACCAAGTGGTCTTGACTTTAAGATGGTAATACCTGTCCAAAATGCAGCTTTAAGACCTCAACAGAAGGTACTGGCTTCAGTTGGCCCTCAACAACAGAGAAGAGATGAACGAGATTTAAACTATATCAAAACTATGACAACTGGAGTTGTGGACTCCCCAAATAAGAACATGCAGTCTTTGAGAAAGATACAGCCTAAGCCAGATTGGGGAAAACCGCAAGTTGTTACTCCAGTGGAGAAAAGGTGGTCAAGTGCCAGCTCTACTTCTATTTCGTACTCTTTGCCATCCTCGTTGCAGGTGGCTGTACCTCCAACCACCCGGTATGTGATGCCAACCAATGAACCAAAGGCCAACTTGCCCTCAGTAACTTTGAGGGAGCCAGTCACTGTAATGCAGCGTCCCCAGTCAGTCACCACCAAACAAAATCCCGCATCAACAAGCCTCAGCATTAGCGCGTCACCACCAGCTTCCGCAGGATTCTATTCAAATGGTATGTCTAGCATGGATATGATGAAGGTGGCAAATGGGAGTCTTGGACGCAGCTTACCCTACTTGGGTTTGGATGGTTCTAGTGGCCAGCAATTTGCTCCCCGGAATCATCTCCAAACTTCTGCTTCCGGTGTTGTGGAATCTTTTGCAACAGGGGGGAGTGGTTCATGGAACTCTGCAGGTTCGTTCGCAATGCCATCTTCGCTTGGACTCTTCACTGGATGGGGTTCACATGGATCCTCTTTATCGCCAGTTGACTGGAGCTCTGGTGGAACGACTCCATGCGACTACACCTCTATAGACTGGAGCTTGGATTCAACTCTTCTGAGGCCATCTATGAGGAGTGATCACTTGTCTGCCACATGGTCTACCATGTTTATGGGTGGCAAAGTTACAAGGCCCGTCACAAATACATCCGGTGGTGTCTGCGTTGTGGGGTTACAGGATGGTGGTAGCCTTGCGACGGACTCCTTGTACTCGTCTGGATCGCATGATTGGTCATCCCCTTTTGCAGGGAAGGACCTGTTTAGCGTTCCGAGACAGTTTGTCACCAATTCTCCCCTCTAA
- the LOC103984219 gene encoding uncharacterized protein LOC103984219 yields the protein MAGLSIGILSLIELFVSMATHLLFAFYILSSAMASDLFQVLTDCLRPNVVDLGTGGKEGESKEKVLVLEGSPPPIVLVHGIFGFGKGRLGGLSYFAGAEKKDDRVLVPDLGSLTSIYDRARELFYYLKGGQVDYGEEHSLQFGHLQFGKIYEQGHYPSWDEHHPVHFVGHSAGVQVARVLQQMLADKAFTGHDTSEDWVLSITSLSGALNGTTRSYYDGMQPENGRLLKPICLLQVCRLGVIVYDWLDAAWLKNYYNFGFDHFRMGWRWTGISGLVDLLSNNTGPFACEDWIVPDLTIQGSIKLNSGLRTFPNTFYFSYATKRTKKVFGLTMPSSIWGIHPLLFIPVLQMCQWRFPHGVPPPHKDYRDEDWQDNDGALNTISMTHPRLPVEHPSFFVVDDSKCHPLQPGIWYYKIIEADHIFFIVNRERAGVQFDLLYDGIFQRCRKHIFRSSTPILPNDTAISDPHYSQTTEVGDQMPSPQIPA from the exons ATGGCGGGGCTGTCGATCGGAATCCTCAGCCTGATCGAGCTCTTCGTCAGTATGGCGACGCACCTGCTCTTCGCCTTCTACATCTTGAGCTCCGCCATGGCGTCGGATCTCTTTCAGGTCCTGACCGACTGCCTCAGGCCCAATGTCGTCGACCTGGGCACCGGAGGGAAGGAAGGTGAGAGCAAGGAGAAGGTGCTGGTTCTCGAGGGTTCGCCGCCGCCGATCGTTCTGGTGCATGGAATCTTTGGATTCGGCAAAGGG AGGCTCGGAGGTTTGTCCTACTTCGCCGGCGCAGAGAAGAAGGACGACCGCGTTCTGGTGCCGGATTTAGGATCCTTAACCAGCATCTATGACAG GGCACGGGAGCTGTTCTACTATTTGAAGGGAGGGCAGGTAGACTATGGAGAAGAACACAGCTTGCAGTTTGGGCACTTGCAATTCGGGAAGATCTATGAACAAG GCCACTATCCTTCGTGGGATGAACACCATCCTGTTCATTTCGTGGGGCACTCGGCGGGCGTTCAGGTCGCCAGGGTGCTGCAGCAGATGCTTGCGGACAAG GCATTCACTGGCCATGACACTTCTGAGGACTGGGTGCTGAGTATCACTTCCCTCTCCGGCGCATTAAACGGAACCACCAGATCATATTACGACGGGATGCA GCCCGAGAACGGGAGGTTGTTGAAACCGATATGCCTGCTTCAGGTGTGCCGCCTGGGGGTCATCGTCTACGACTGGCTGGATGCTGCATGGCTCAAGAACTACTACAACTTCGGATTCGATCACTTTCGGATGGGATGGAGGTGGACGGGGATTTCAGGTTTAGTTGATCTGCTCTCGAACAACACTGGGCCTTTCGCTTGTGAAGACTGGATCGTGCCTGACCTCACCATTCAAGGCTCGATCAAGCTCAACTCTGGGCTTCGCACCTTCCCCAACACATTCTACTTCAGCTACGCGACCAAGAGAACAAAGAAGGTCTTTGGCCTCACAATGCCTTCAAGCATTTGGGGGATCCATCCATTGCTCTTCATTCCAGTCCTGCAGATGTGCCAGTGGCGTTTCCCTCACGGCGTGCCGCCACCACATAAAGACTACAG GGATGAAGACTGGCAAGACAATGATGGAGCTCTTAACACAATATCCATGACTCATCCTCGCCTGCCTGTCGAACACCCGAGCTTCTTTGTTGTGGATGACTCCAAATGCCATCCTTTGCAACCAGGAATCTG GTACTACAAGATCATCGAAGCCGATCACATATTTTTCATAGTAAATCGGGAGAGAGCAGGAGTACAATTTGATCTATTGTATGATGGCATATTCCAGCGGTGCAGAAAGCACATCTTTAGAAGCAGTACACCGATATTACCCAATGACACAGCAATCAGTGATCCCCATTACTCGCAAACTACTGAAGTAGGTGATCAGATGCCTTCTCCTCAGATTCCAGCATAA
- the LOC103984220 gene encoding uncharacterized protein LOC103984220, whose translation MKMEQEQPKEGDTSIRLDIVPLTNRRGSSNFVASQLSFEPQSESSDAPPTSRNSSSKQAPEKKLTLFAFRLALLEKSASGLGTLAFVWATVVLLGGFAIKLEGKDFLFVTIILVIESTRIFSRSHELEWQHQSASTLGGAGTYSFRALQSSSRLFFRALSAAFNPFSVLRRHGDRSRRPTRSNRAVGSSRDDSAVESTAQRTWHGPDVPLIPYAGWVFMSKNISRVLSWLQLLSALACVALSLLRLIQQDYGNVEQDSRNRKPALNLFYALALAEALIFLMEKAYWTWRILYCNLLETVSRECELGEGGIVSIRRFFYDAYAKCIDGSVFDGLKMDLVTFAKELLNSEFRDEQLIGAQVLEKFVKSAKFADDTLRKIGTSTWVIERLVEMLNWKNPGEEEIRRCAAEIVSKLAGKRTNVLRVAAIPGAMESISSLLHGGKTSNMTPHEMSKRSDAADGTNYDFSVFNLLGLLILKKLAADHDNCWKIGNARGLLPKIIDLTSASKTLLRNDRAPDSQIRTVKRSLQVVKMLVSTTGSTGKFLRQEISEIVFTVSNIREIIQNGESHMVLQKLGIEVLKNLAMDDNAKEKIGSTGGITKLLLSSFLRPGFTEDQNLLSNEAGVTLAVLTLESINNCDRVLKEKEVLEQLMGALTEPVLRINASRILRNLCAYSRAECSDRIGRMTAAMPTVLKSIMEAKEKLLEVSIGLTTQICKLMDPDEFAEALRQASIEETDLVEKLVRTLEKYTFPEIMVPRIRRFVIEQAIWMMKSNRNSIQLFKKFEMENLLGSVAETTSQLECFHIFSGSVGLIQHSKPLSSLLETALDLMIDN comes from the exons ATGAAGATGGAGCAAGAACAACCGAAGGAAGGAGATACGAGCATCAGGTTAGACATCGTTCCGCTTACGAACCGACGCGGCAGCAGTAATTTTGTTGCCAGCCAACTCTCCTTCGAGCCTCAGTCTGAGTCCAGCGACGCGCCACCGACATCTCGAAACAGTAGCAGCAAGCAAGCACCTGAGAAGAAGCTGACGCTCTTCGCCTTCCGGCTGGCTCTGCTGGAGAAATCTGCCAGTGGTCTTGGCACGCTAGCATTCGTCTGGGCCACCGTCGTCCTTCTCGGTGGCTTCGCCATCAAGCTCGAGGGGAAGGATTTCCTGTTCGTGACCATAATTCTCGTCATCGAGAGTACCAGAATCTTTAGCCGCAGCCACGAGCTGGAGTGGCAGCACCAATCGGCATCGACGTTGGGAGGCGCCGGGACGTACAGCTTCCGGGCGCTGCAATCTAGCTCCCGATTATTCTTTCGGGCCCTGAGTGCCGCCTTCAACCCGTTCTCTGTTCTCCGAAGACATGGTGACCGAAGCCGAAGGCCTACGAGAAGTAACCGAGCGGTCGGATCGTCCCGGGACGATTCTGCGGTTGAATCCACAGCTCAGCGGACATGGCATGGTCCTGACGTTCCACTGATTCCTTATGCCGGCTGGGTGTTCATGTCGAAGAACATCAGCAGGGTCCTCTCATGGCTTCAACTCTTGTCGGCCTTGGCCTGTGTGGCACTGTCCCTGCTGCGCCTTATTCAGCAGGACTACGGCAACGTAGAACAAGATAGCAGGAACAGGAAACCAGCACTGAATCTGTTCTACGCGCTGGCACTCGCGGAGGCTCTCATCTTCCTGATGGAGAAAGCCTACTGGACATGGAGGATCTTATACTGCAATCTGCTGGAGACTGTCAGCCGAGAGTGTGAGCTCGGAGAAGGCGGAATAGTCTCGATCAGGCGCTTCTTCTACGACGCTTACGCAAAATGCATCGATGGCAGTGTCTTCGACGGCCTGAAGATGGATCTGGTGACCTTCGCAAAGGAACTCCTGAACTCCGAGTTCCGTGATGAACAGCTAATCGGCGCTCAAGTCCTGGAGAAGTTTGTGAAGAGCGCCAAGTTCGCCGACGACACGCTAAGGAAGATCGGGACCTCGACGTGGGTGATAGAGCGACTCGTCGAGATGCTGAACTGGAAGAACCCGGGCGAAGAGGAGATCAGGAGGTGCGCAGCAGAGATCGTGTCGAAACTTGCAGGGAAGAGGACGAACGTTCTTCGGGTTGCTGCTATTCCAGGTGCAATGGAGTCGATATCGTCTCTGCTCCACGGTGGCAAGACCTCCAACATGACACCCCATGAGATGTCCAAGAGATCCGATGCAGCTGATGGCACGAACTACGACTTCTCGGTCTTTAATTTGCTGGGTCTGCTGATACTTAAGAAGCTTGCAGCTGACCATGACAACTGCTGGAAGATCGGCAATGCCCGAGGTCTCCTGCCAAAGATCATAGACCTCACTAGTGCTAGCAAAACTCTGCTCAGGAATGATCGAGCACCAGACTCACAGATCAGAACAGTGAAGAGGTCATTGCAGGTTGTGAAGATGCTGGTTAGCACAACCGGGAGCACTGGCAAGTTTCTCCGGCAGGAGATATCGGAGATTGTATTCACGGTGAGCAACATAAGGGAGATCATACAGAATGGAGAGAGCCACATGGTGCTGCAAAAGCTGGGAATTGAGGTACTAAAAAACCTGGCCATGGATGACAATGCAAAGGAGAAGATTGGAAGCACTGGAGGAATTACCAAGCTGCTCCTGTCGAGCTTCCTCAGGCCAGGATTCACAGAGGATCAGAACTTATTGAGTAATGAAGCAGGAGTGACGCTGGCAGTGTTGACATTGGAGAGCATTAACAATTGTGATCGTGTCTTGAAGGAAAAGGAGGTGTTGGAGCAGCTCATGGGGGCACTGACCGAGCCTGTTCTTCGAATAAATGCTTCGAGAATTCTGCGTAATTTGTGTGCCTACAGTAGAGCTGAATGCTCCGATCGCATAGGCAGGATGACTGCTGCCATGCCCACT GTATTGAAATCGATTATGGAGGCAAAAGAGAAACTACTAGAAGTATCTATTGGTCTAACTACACAGATCTGCAAACTCATGGATCCTGATGAATTTGCTGAAGCACTTAGGCAAGCTAGCATTGAAGAAACTGATCTTGTGGAGAAGCTTGTTCGGACACTGGAAAAATACACATTTCCAGAAATTATGGTCCCAAGAATAAGGAGGTTTGTGATTGAGCAAGCTATTTGGATGATGAAATCCAACAGAAACAGTATCCAGTTGTTCAAAAAATTTGAGATGGAGAATTTATTGGGGTCTGTAGCAGAGACCACATCACAACTTGAGTGCTTTCACATTTTCTCTGGTAGTGTTGGACTGATCCAGCACAGTAAACCCTTATCCTCTCTTCTAGAGACAGCATTGGACCTAATGATTGATAATTGA